A window from Manduca sexta isolate Smith_Timp_Sample1 chromosome 24, JHU_Msex_v1.0, whole genome shotgun sequence encodes these proteins:
- the LOC115443893 gene encoding fibroin heavy chain isoform X24, which produces MGTRHLGILAILLILPLGLLCSSIGSVPNVEEETEPLYPDAVAEADAGPIARAFAAAFNTFSEALNSRDKRSTSDADASAFSSTEGGGDSQAAASAESEDDSSDDDSESSASSSATSTDYDSEDNEDEASASAESSTSDDGGKSPEESEANAEAESKTNGGGGKTAGSASAVTEVTNGGTASAASAASASDEESEPGEEGTTGDDDDGEEGPTGDDDDGEEGPTGDDDNGEEGPTGDDDDGEEGPTGDDDDGEEGPTGDDDNGEEGPTGDDDDGEEGPTGDDDDGEEGPTGDDDNGEEGPTGDDDDGEEGPTGDDDNGEEGPTGDDDDGEEGPTGDDDNGEEGPTGDDDNGEEGPTGDDDDGEEGPTGDDDDGEEGPTGDDDDGEGGATTNESGGNGPDNGGGSSPGSGTEGKPDSGSGSSPDSGKDNSGSTADTSGSAVASGPNSQASSAGSANSGEDNSSASSAVSAVTSGEGQASASAASSATTNESGGNGPDNGGGSSPGSGTEDKPGSGSGSSPDSGKDNSGSTADTSGSAVASGPNSQASSAGSANSGEDNSSASSAVSAVTSGEGQASASAASSATTNESGGNGPDNGGGSSPGSAPEGKPGCGSGSNPSSGTGGGSGSGSSAAASGTAVASGQNASSSGVASANSGEGNASASSAASAESSGKGGKASGAAASSATTYESGGSPESEPGGSPGGGPGNSPGNEPGSSPSSGSGNSPGGEPGSSTGSGPESSPGGSPGSEPGSSPGGSTGSSPGSSPGNSPGSASGGSPGSAPGSSTGSGPESSPGGSPGSEPGSSPGSEPGSSPSSGSGNSPGGSPGSAPGGSPGSEPGSSPGSEPGSSPSSGSGNSTGGEPGSSTGSGPESSPGGSPGSEPGSSPGSEPGSSPSSGSGNSPGGEPGSSTGSGPESSPGGSPGSEPGSSPGGSTGSSPGSSPGNSPGSPSGGSPGSAPGSSTGSGPESSPGGSPGSEPGSSPGSEPGSSPSSGSGNSPGGSPGSAPGGSPGSEPGSSPGSEPGRSPSSGSGNSPGGEPGSSTGSGPESSPGGSPGSEPGSSPGGSTGSSPGSSPGNSPGSASGGSPGSAPKSSTGSGPESSPGGSPGNEPGSSPSSGSGNSPGGEPGSSTGSGPGSSPGGSPGSEPGSSPGSEPGSSPGSAPENSPGGKPSSGSGGKPGSGSGSNPGSGTEGGSGSAPGSSTGSGPESSPGGSPGSEPGSSPGSEPGSSPSSGSGNSPGGSPGSAPGGSPGSEPGSSPGSEPGSSPSSGSGNSPGGEPGSSTGSGPESSPGGSPGSEPGSSPGGSTGSSPGSSPGNSPGSPSGGSPGSAPGSSTGSGPESSPGGSPGSEPGSSPGSEPGSSPSSGSGNSPGGSPGSAPGGSPGSEPGSSPGSEPGSSPSSGSGNSPGGSPGSAPGGSPGSEPGSSPGSEPGSSPSSGSGNSPGGEPGSSTGSGPESSPGGSPGSEPGSSPGSEPGSSPSSGSGNSTGGEPGSSTGSGPESSPGGSPGSEPGSSPGSEPGSSPSSGSGNSPGGSPGSAPGGSPGSEPGSSPGSEPGSSPSSGSGNSPGGEPGSSTGSGPESSPGGSPGSEPGSSPGGSTGSSPGSSPGNSPGSPSGGSPGSAPGSSTGSGPESSPGGSPGSEPGSSPGSEPGSSPSSGSGNSPGGSPGSAPGGSPGSEPGSSPGSEPGRSPSSGSGNSPGGEPGSSTGSGPESSPGGSPGSEPGSSPGGSTGSSPGSSPGNSPGSASGGSPGSAPKSSTGSGPESSPGGSPGNEPGSSPSSGSGNSPGGEPGSSTGSGPGSSPGGSPGSEPGSSPGSEPGSSPGSAPENSPGGKPSSGSGGKPGSGSGSNPGSGTEGGSGSAPGSSTGSGPESSPGGSPGSEPGSSPGSEPGSSPSSGSGNSPGGSPGSAPGGSPGSEPGSSPGSEPGSSPSSGSGNSPGGSPGSAPGGSPGSEPGSSPGSEPGSSPSSGSGNSPGGEPGSSTGSGPESSPGGSPGSEPGSSPGGSTGSSPGSSPGNSPGSASGGSPGSAPKSSTGSGPESSPGGSPGSEPGSSPGSEPGSSPSSGSGNSPGGSPGSEPGSSPGSEPGSSPSSGSGNSPGGSPGSAPGGSPGSEPGSSPGSEPGSSPSSGSGNSPGGSPGSAPGGSPGSEPGSSPGSEPGSSPSSGSGNSPGSSTGSGPGSSPGGSPGSEPGSSPGSEPGSSPGSAPENSPGGKPSSGSGGKPGSGSGSNPGSGTGGGSGSGSSAAASGTAVASGQNASSSGVASANSGEGNASASSAASAESSGKGGKASGAAASSATTYESGGNGTGNSGGSSPESEPGGSPGGGPGNSPGNEPGSSPSSGSGNSPGGEPGSSTGGSPGSEPGSSPGSEPGSSSSSGSGNSPGNSPGSASGGSPGSAPGSSTGSGPESSPGGSPGSELGSSPGSEPGSSPSSGSGNSPGSSPGSEPGSSPGDNPGSGSGNSPGGSPGNAPGGSPGNSPGSAPGGSPDSGPGSSTGSGSGSSPEGSPGSEPGSSPGSEPGSSPSSEPGSSPDSGPGNSSGGKPSSGSGGTPGSELGSSPSSGPESSPEGSPGSSPGSSPGNSPGSAPGSSTGSGPESSPGGSPGSEPGSSPGSEPGSSPSSGSGNSPGSSPGSEPGSSPGDNPGSGSGNSPGGSPGNAPGGSPGNSPGSAPGGSPDSGPGSSTGSGSGSSPSSEPGSSPDSGPESSPGGKPSSGSGGKPGGKPGCDVVGAINDVLISEGAIIKELENFLTRHKKLPNKIEFTTIRRKIPRRRGRRRGPHLCICNNVI; this is translated from the exons ATTCAAGTGATGATGATAGCGAATCGTCTGCATCAAGTTCAGCAACATCTACCGATTAcg atTCCGAAGACAATGAAGATGAAGCATCAGCAAGTGCCGAGTCATCTACATCGGATG ATGGGGGTAAATCGCCTGAAGAGAGTGAAGCAAATGCAGAGGCCGAGT CGAAAACGAATGGCGGTGGTGGTAAAACTGCAGGATCTGCCTCAGCAGTAACTG aagtTACAAATGGCGGAACTGCCTCTGCAGCCAGCGCAGCGTCAGCTA GTGATGAAGAAAGCGAGCCTGGCGAGGAAGGCACGACTGGCGATGATGACGATGGCGAGGAAGGCCCGACTGGCGATGATGACGATGGCGAGGAAGGCCCGACTGGCGATGATGACAATGGCGAGGAAGGCCCGACTGGCGATGATGACGATGGCGAGGAAGGCCCGACTGGCGATGATGACGATGGCGAGGAAGGCCCGACTGGCGATGATGACAATGGCGAGGAAGGCCCGACTGGCGATGATGACGATGGCGAGGAAGGCCCGACTGGCGATGATGACGATGGCGAGGAAGGCCCGACTGGCGATGATGACAATGGCGAGGAAGGCCCGACTGGCGATGATGACGATGGCGAGGAAGGCCCGACTGGCGATGATGACAATGGCGAGGAAGGCCCAACTGGCGATGATGACGATGGCGAGGAAGGCCCGACTGGCGATGATGACAATGGCGAGGAAGGCCCGACTGGCGATGATGACAATGGCGAGGAAGGCCCGACTGGCGATGATGACGATGGCGAGGAAGGCCCGACTGGCGATGATGACGATGGCGAGGAAGGCCCGACTGGCGATGATGACGATGGCGAGGGAG GTGCTACAACAAATGAATCAGGCGGTAATGGACCTGATAATGGGGGAGGAAGTAGTCCAGGAAGCGGAACAGAAGGCAAACCAGACAGCGGATCGGGAAGCAGCCCAGACAGTGGAAAAGACAATTCTGGTAGTACGGCAGATACTAGTGGATCAGCAG TTGCTTCTGGACCAAATTCTCAGGCGTCCAGTGCAGGATCAGCCAATAgtg gTGAAGACAACTCCTCGGCTTCCTCAGCGGTTTCAGCAG TAACGAGCGGCGAAGGACAAGCATCCGCTTCAGCCGCATCAA GTGCTACAACAAACGAATCAGGCGGTAATGGACCTGATAATGGGGGAGGAAGTAGTCCAGGAAGCGGAACAGAAGACAAACCAGGCAGCGGATCGGGAAGCAGCCCAGACAGTGGAAAAGACAATTCTGGTAGTACGGCAGATACTAGTGGATCAGCAG TTGCTTCTGGACCAAATTCTCAGGCGTCCAGCGCAGGATCAGCCAATAgtg gTGAAGACAACTCCTCGGCTTCCTCAGCGGTTTCAGCAG TAACGAGCGGCGAAGGACAAGCATCCGCTTCAGCCGCATCAA GTGCTACAACAAATGAATCAGGCGGTAATGGACCTGATAATGGGGGAGGAAGTAGTCCAGGAAGCGCACCAGAAGGCAAACCAGGCTGCGGATCGGGAAGCAATCCAAGCAGTGGAACGGGAGGCGGCTCAGGCAGTGGTAGTTCCGCAGCTGCTAGTGGAACAGCAG TTGCTTCGGGCCAAAATGCTAGCTCTTCCGGTGTAGCATCAGCTAATAGTG GTGAAGGCAACGCCTCGGCTTCTTCAGCGGCTTCAGCAG AATCCAGTGGCAAAGGCGGAAAAGCATCGGGTGCAGCCGCATCAa GTGCTACAACTTATGAATCAGGCGGTAGTCCAGAAAGCGAACCGGGAGGCAGCCCAGGCGGTGGACCAGGAAACAGCCCAGGCAatgaaccaggaagcagcccaaGCAGTGGGTCAG GAAACAGCCCAGGcggtgaaccaggaagcagcacAGGTAGTGGACCAGAAAGCAGtccaggaggcagcccaggcagtgaaccaggaagcagtcCAGGAGGCAGCACAGGCAGTTCaccaggaagcagcccaggAAACAGCCCTGGCAGTGCATCAGGAGGCAGCCCAGGTAGTGCACCAGGAAGCAGCACAGGCAGTGGACCAGAAAGCAGtccaggaggcagcccaggcagtgaaccaggaagcagcccaggcagtgaaccaggaagcagcccaaGCAGTGGGTCAGGAAACAGCccaggaggcagcccaggcagtgcaccaggaggcagcccaggcagtgaaccaggaagcagcccaggcagtgaaccaggaagcagcccaaGCAGTGGGTCAGGAAACAGCACAGGcggtgaaccaggaagcagcacAGGTAGTGGACCAGAAAGCAGtccaggag gcagcccaggcagtgaaccaggaagcagcccaggcagtgaaccaggaagcagcccaaGCAGTGGGTCAGGAAACAGCCCAGGcggtgaaccaggaagcagcacAGGTAGTGGACCAGAAAGCAGtccaggaggcagcccaggcagtgaaccaggaagcagtcCAGGAGGCAGCACAGGCAGTTCaccaggaagcagcccaggAAACAGCCCTGGCAGTCCATcaggaggcagcccaggcagtgcaCCAGGAAGCAGCACAGGCAGTGGACCAGAAAGCAGtccaggaggcagcccaggcagtgaaccaggaagcagcccaggcagtgaaccaggaagcagcccaaGCAGTGGGTCAGGAAACAGCccaggaggcagcccaggcagtgcaccaggaggcagcccaggcagtgaaccaggaagcagcccaggcagtgaaccaggaaggAGCCCAAGCAGTGGGTCAGGAAACAGCCCAGGcggtgaaccaggaagcagcacAGGTAGTGGACCAGAAAGCAGtccaggaggcagcccaggcagtgaaccaggaagcagtcCAGGAGGCAGCACAGGCAGTTCaccaggaagcagcccaggAAACAGCCCTGGCAGTGCATcaggaggcagcccaggcagtgcaCCAAAAAGCAGCACAGGCAGTGGACCAGAAAGCAGtccaggaggcagcccaggcaATGAACCAGGAAGTAGCCCAAGCAGTGGGTCAGGTAACAGCCCAGGcggtgaaccaggaagcagcacAGGCAGTGGACCAGGAAGCAGtccaggaggcagcccaggcagtgaaccaggaagcagcccaggcagtgaaccaggaagcagcccaggcagtgCACCAGAAAACAGTCCAGGAGGCAAACCAAGTAGCGGATCGGGAGGAAAACCAGGCAGTGGATCGGGAAGCAACCCAGGCAGTGGAACGGAAGGCGGCTCAGGCAGTGCACCAGGAAGCAGCACAGGCAGTGGACCAGAAAGCAGtccaggaggcagcccaggcagtgaaccaggaagcagcccaggcagtgaaccaggaagcagcccaaGCAGTGGATCAGGAAACAGCccaggaggcagcccaggcagtgcaccaggaggcagcccaggcagtgaaccaggaagcagcccaggcagtgaaccaggaagcagcccaaGCAGTGGGTCAGGAAACAGCCCAGGcggtgaaccaggaagcagcacAGGTAGTGGACCAGAAAGCAGtccaggaggcagcccaggcagtgaaccaggaagcagtcCAGGAGGCAGCACAGGCAGTTCaccaggaagcagcccaggAAACAGCCCTGGCAGTCCATcaggaggcagcccaggcagtgcaCCAGGAAGCAGCACAGGCAGTGGACCAGAAAGCAGtccaggaggcagcccaggcagtgaaccaggaagcagcccaggcagtgaaccaggaagcagcccaaGCAGTGGGTCAGGAAACAGCccaggaggcagcccaggcagtgcaccaggaggcagcccaggcagtgaaccaggaagcagcccaggcagtgaaccaggaagcagcccaaGCAGTGGGTCAGGAAACAGCccaggaggcagcccaggcagtgcaccaggaggcagcccaggcagtgaaccaggaagcagcccaggcagtgaaccaggaagcagcccaaGCAGTGGGTCAGGAAACAGCCCAGGcggtgaaccaggaagcagcacAGGTAGTGGACCAGAAAGCAGtccaggag gcagcccaggcagtgaaccaggaagcagcccaggcagtgaaccaggaagcagcccaaGCAGTGGGTCAGGAAACAGCACAGGcggtgaaccaggaagcagcacAGGTAGTGGACCAGAAAGCAGtccaggag gcagcccaggcagtgaaccaggaagcagcccaggcagtgaaccaggaagcagcccaaGCAGTGGGTCAGGAAACAGCccaggaggcagcccaggcagtgcaccaggaggcagcccaggcagtgaaccaggaagcagcccaggcagtgaaccaggaagcagcccaaGCAGTGGGTCAGGAAACAGCCCAGGcggtgaaccaggaagcagcacAGGTAGTGGACCAGAAAGCAGtccaggaggcagcccaggcagtgaaccaggaagcagtcCAGGAGGCAGCACAGGCAGTTCaccaggaagcagcccaggAAACAGCCCTGGCAGTCCATcaggaggcagcccaggcagtgcaCCAGGAAGCAGCACAGGCAGTGGACCAGAAAGCAGtccaggaggcagcccaggcagtgaaccaggaagcagcccaggcagtgaaccaggaagcagcccaaGCAGTGGGTCAGGAAACAGCccaggaggcagcccaggcagtgcaccaggaggcagcccaggcagtgaaccaggaagcagcccaggcagtgaaccaggaaggAGCCCAAGCAGTGGGTCAGGAAACAGCCCAGGcggtgaaccaggaagcagcacAGGTAGTGGACCAGAAAGCAGtccaggaggcagcccaggcagtgaaccaggaagcagtcCAGGAGGCAGCACAGGCAGTTCaccaggaagcagcccaggAAACAGCCCTGGCAGTGCATcaggaggcagcccaggcagtgcaCCAAAAAGCAGCACAGGCAGTGGACCAGAAAGCAGtccaggaggcagcccaggcaATGAACCAGGAAGTAGCCCAAGCAGTGGGTCAGGTAACAGCCCAGGcggtgaaccaggaagcagcacAGGCAGTGGACCAGGAAGCAGtccaggaggcagcccaggcagtgaaccaggaagcagcccaggcagtgaaccaggaagcagcccaggcagtgCACCAGAAAACAGTCCAGGAGGCAAACCAAGTAGCGGATCGGGAGGAAAACCAGGCAGTGGATCGGGAAGCAACCCAGGCAGTGGAACGGAAGGCGGCTCAGGCAGTGCACCAGGAAGCAGCACAGGCAGTGGACCAGAAAGCAGtccaggaggcagcccaggcagtgaaccaggaagcagcccaggcagtgaaccaggaagcagcccaaGCAGTGGATCAGGAAACAGCccaggaggcagcccaggcagtgcaccaggaggcagcccaggcagtgaaccaggaagcagcccaggcagtgaaccaggaagcagcccaaGCAGTGGGTCAGGAAACAGCccaggaggcagcccaggcagtgcaccaggaggcagcccaggcagtgaaccaggaagcagcccaggcagtgaaccaggaagcagcccaaGCAGTGGGTCAGGAAACAGCCCAGGcggtgaaccaggaagcagcacAGGTAGTGGACCAGAAAGCAGtccaggaggcagcccaggcagtgaaccaggaagcagtcCAGGAGGCAGCACAGGCAGTTCaccaggaagcagcccaggAAACAGCCCTGGCAGTGCATcaggaggcagcccaggcagtgcaCCAAAAAGCAGCACAGGCAGTGGACCAGAAAGCAGtccaggag gcagcccaggcagtgaaccaggaagcagcccaggcagtgaaccaggaagcagcccaaGCAGTGGGTCAGGAAACAGCCCAG gaggcagcccaggcagtgaaccaggaagcagcccaggcagtgaaccaggaagcagcccaaGCAGTGGGTCAGGAAACAGCccaggaggcagcccaggcagtgcaccaggaggcagcccaggcagtgaaccaggaagcagcccaggcagtgaaccaggaagcagcccaaGCAGTGGGTCAGGAAACAGCccaggaggcagcccaggcagtgcaccaggaggcagcccaggcagtgaaccaggaagcagcccaggcagtgaaccaggaagcagcccaaGCAGTGGGTCAGGAAACAGCCCAG gaagcagcacAGGCAGTGGACCAGGAAGCAGtccaggaggcagcccaggcagtgaaccaggaagcagcccaggcagtgaaccaggaagcagcccaggcagtgCACCAGAAAACAGTCCAGGAGGCAAACCAAGTAGCGGATCGGGAGGAAAACCAGGCAGTGGATCGGGAAGCAACCCAGGCAGTGGAACGGGAGGCGGCTCAGGCAGTGGTAGTTCCGCAGCTGCTAGTGGAACAGCAG TTGCTTCGGGCCAAAATGCTAGCTCTTCCGGTGTAGCATCAGCTAATAGTG GTGAAGGCAACGCCTCGGCTTCTTCAGCGGCTTCAGCAG AATCCAGTGGCAAAGGCGGAAAAGCATCGGGTGCAGCCGCATCAa GTGCTACAACTTATGAATCAGGCGGTAACGGAACTGGTAATAGTGGAGGAAGTAGTCCAGAAAGCGAACCGGGAGGCAGCCCAGGCGGTGGACCAGGAAACAGCCCAGGCAatgaaccaggaagcagcccaaGCAGTGGGTCAGGAAACAGCCCAGGcggtgaaccaggaagcagcacaggaggcagcccaggcagtgaaccaggaagcagcccaggcagtgaaccaggaagcagctCAAGCAGTGGGTCAGGAAACAGCCCAGGAAACAGCCCTGGCAGTGCATcaggaggcagcccaggcagtgcaCCAGGAAGCAGCACAGGCAGTGGACCAGAAAGCAGtccaggaggcagcccaggcagtgaactaggaagcagcccaggcagtgaaccaggaagcagcccaaGCAGTGGGTCAGGAAACAGCCCAGgaagcagcccaggcagtgaaccaggaagcagtcCAGGAGACAACCCAGGCAGTGGATCAGGAAACAGCccaggaggcagcccaggcaATGCACCAGGAGGCAGCCCAGGAAACAGCCCTGGCAGTGCACCAGGAGGCAGCCCAGACAGTGGACCAGGAAGCAGCACAGGCAGTGGATCAGGAAGCAGTCCAGaaggcagcccaggcagtgaaccaggaagcagcccaggcagtgaaccaggaagtAGCCCAagcagtgaaccaggaagcagcccagACAGTGGACCAGGAAACAGTTCAGGAGGCAAACCAAGTAGCGGATCGGGAGGCACACCAGGCAGTGAATTAGGAAGCAGCCCAAGCAGTGGACCAGAAAGTAGTCCAGAAGGCAGCCCAGGCAGTTCaccaggaagcagcccaggAAACAGCCCTGGCAGTGCACCAGGAAGCAGCACAGGCAGTGGACCAGAAAGCAGtccaggaggcagcccaggcagtgaaccaggaagcagcccaggcagtgaaccaggaagcagcccaaGCAGTGGGTCAGGAAACAGCCCAGgaagcagcccaggcagtgaaccaggaagcagtcCAGGAGACAACCCAGGCAGTGGATCAGGAAACAGCccaggaggcagcccaggcaATGCACCAGGAGGCAGCCCAGGAAACAGCCCTGGCAGTGCACCAGGAGGCAGCCCAGACAGTGGACCAGGAAGCAGCACAGGCAGTGGATCAGGAAGTAGCCCAagcagtgaaccaggaagcagcccagACAGTGGACCAGAAAGCAGCCCAGGAGGCAAACCAAGTAGTGGATCGGGAGGCAAACCAGGAGGGAAACCAGGTTGCGACGTGGTTGGTGCAATAAATGACGTCTTGATATCTGAAGGAGCCATTATAAAAGAGTTGGAAAACTTCTTAACACgtcataaaaaattaccaaataagATTGAATTTACTACAATAAGAAGGAAGA